GTATATGCAGTGTCCAAAGGAGTCACATGGGAATGCAATGAAACAGTGCTTGAGGTATCTAAGAGGAACTACTTCATACGGCTTGACGTTCGAGAAGACAAGACAGAGTGCGTCAAGGCTAATAGGCTATAGCGACAGTAGCCACAATGTAGATTCTGATGATGGAAGAAGCACAACAGGCCATATATTCTACTTCGGAACCAGTCCAATAACATGGTGCTCTCAGAAACAAGATACAGTGGCTCTATCATCGCGCGAGGCTGAGTTTATGGCAGGTACTGAAGCGGCAAGGCAAGCTATTTGGCTTCAAGATTTGTTGTATGAGGTCATTGGTGTTCCCGCAGAGAAGACGGTCATTCGAATAGATAATCGATCTGCCATAGCTCTTACAAGAAACCCGATGTTTCATGGTCGGAGCAAACACATACATACCAGATTTCATTTTATACGGGAATGTGTTGAGAAAGGTCTTATGGAGGTCGAGCATGTACCCGACAGTGAGCAGAAAGCCGATATCTTAACGAAAGCTCTAGCACGGATCAAATATAAAGAGATGCGCGAGTTGATTGGTGTCCATGATGTAGACAAGAGAGATTTCAAGCTTAGGAGGGAGAGTGTTGAAGTAAGCTTGAGAGAAGCTTGAGCGAAAAGTAATCCTAATCCCATCCGAGATATGAAGATAAGAGTTAAATAAATTTAGGAGTTATCTATATCTATAAGTACTAAAGAGATTAGGATTACTTATTAATATATATAGAGATATCATGAGACGATATAATGTGTGAGAGATTTGTGATTGGGAGCTTAAGGTTTTGAGTAGTTTCCTTAAGAGAGAATTAATAAGAAGAGTTCTTATTCTGAGTTAATAGCTTGTGTTCTTGTGAGTTCGATATCGTGATCCCGAAACCAGTCAAACAATATGTATTTTATTTATATATAGTTCTAAAAAAAAATTTACATATATATTAATGTAACGAAATAAAAAAATGTTAATCTAACGCACTGCCTTAACCAAAATTGTTTTTATCATTGATCTTCCAATACGAATATTTCTTATTAATTAATTCTACGTACGAAGAATACTAATTTATTTGGGAGTTTACAAATGAGGAAAAAGACGAAAAGAGGGAAACTCACAAAACAAAAGTCGGTTTAAAATTGAGTCATTTGTTTATTTTCACGAGCATATTCATCCTCATGTCGAATAATTGAAATACCAAACTTACCCTCGAAGAGATGTACTTATCACGAACAAAAACCTTAGACCCTTCTCGTAATTCTCCCTCCCGTCACAAACTCTATATAAGCAATTACAGTGTCTCTTTAAGTCATGGCGGATTTAATTTAATTTTCCTGGTTATCCAAACTAAATTATTTTCTCTCTTTCTCACCGGTAAAATTCAATCGAAAGAAGCAAACAAAAGTCTTTTCGACTTGTCTTAAAAGAATCCGAGGATCTTATTTTTCTTTTCCGAGAAAATTCAATGCAATTGATCGAATAGGAGAAACTTCACAAACATTTACATTTTCAATCCATCGTTTGATTTTCTCGGATTCTCCGCCGGAAAAGTTCCTAATCTGTAAGTTGAATTCGACTCCCTTATCGCGATTTTTAGACTCTTTGAGATTTAGATGTCGTTAGATCCTACTTTCTGTCCTAGAATTAAAACCCGGTTTGGTTTTTATCCTTCTGGGTCAGTTCAAAAAACTGATCTTTATTGTTTTTTTTTTGCAAAATGTAAATCCGGTTGGAAACTTTAGTAATTTATAATGAAAAATCTCCTGTGGTTTTCTTTTCTTAGTTTTTGATTTTGATTAACCCTTCTGTGTGTTTTTGCAGTTATTTTTAGTCGTCTCACATTCTCTAATTTTGGAATGTTTGGTTGTTTTGGTTTCATGCGCAGGCTGGAATCACTTCGAGATCTTGTTATATGATTAAGACAGTGAGAAAGTAAAAAAGACTTTCTCAACCATTTGATGAGATGAGTTTGGTGGGAAGAGTTGGGAGTTTAATTTCCCAAGGAGTTTACTCCGTCGCTACACCCTTTCACCCCTTCGGTGGCGCCATCGACGTCATCGTCGTCCAGCAAGAAGACGGCTCGTTCCGCAGCACTCCCTGGTACGTTAGGTTCGGCAAGTTCCAAGGCGTCCTCAAAGGGGCAGAGAAGTTTGTGAAGATCTCCGTGAATGGCGACGAAGCTGACTTCCACATGTATCTTGATAACTCCGGCGAAGCTTATTTCATCAGAGAAGTTGATCCTGAAACCACCAACAATCTGATCTCTAGCTCTGAGGATAGCAATGGTAGTGAGAGGGTTTTGACTCTTGAGCATAGCTCATCAGACGTTGGCGCTGGGGAGTTGAGAGAGGGTTTAAGCTCTTTGAACCGGCTTGATAGGACGGAGTCTGATAGTAACGGGAGGTATTATGATTTTCAGGATGATCCTCCTTCTCCAACGTCCGAGTATGGGAGTGCTCGGTTTGATAATTTGAATGTGGAGAGCTATGGAGATTCTTCTCCAGGTTTAGATTCTGAGGTTGTTTTGGTGAGTGTTGACGGTCATATACTAACGGCTCCTGTCTCGGCGGAGGAGCAGGAGGCTGAGAATTTGAGGTTGAATACTCCTCAGTTTCATTTGGCTCCTGGCGATGGGACTGAGTTTTGTGAAGGGAACACTGAGTTTGCTTCCTCTGAGACTTCATGGGATACTGAGTTTATCAGTAAAGTGGAGTCATCTAATGCTGTTGATATTGGATCTAAAAAAGTAGACATTGGTAGCGTTGAGTGTAATGATGAGAATGCCAAGTCTGAGGAGGCAGCTTCTAATTTTGAGGTTCAGAATCTAAAAGAAGGTGAGCTTGTACCTACCACCATCAAAGAAAGTGTTGGAGGTGATGATGATCAAGTGGCTATTGAAAGAGATATTGCTGGGAGCTGTTTGGAGCAGTCTGAGGAGGCAGCTTCTACTTTTGAGGTTCAGAATCTAAAAGAAGGTGAGCTTGTGGCTATTGAAACAGTAACTACTCTTGTTGATCGTTCTGAATCTTCTACAACTCAACTAACAACAGAAGAAGTGAAAACGCCTGAGGAATCTAATACGGAGCCTTCTGCAGAAACTGCCATCTTGATTGAGAACCAAGAAGGCGAGATTATAGAGCCAGAAGAGAGAGTCTCTATAGATTCAACGAGAGAGGAAGATGAGCAACTAACTCCATCTAAACCGTCTGAGGAGGATAACGAGAACAACAACACAACGGATTCAGTGGCTGAGACTTCTAACATTGCAAGATCCGAAACAGATCTGAGTAAGTAACTTTACATTCTTGCTCTGAACTGTGTCTTAGTTTCTAACAGTGGTTTTAACTTATACAGAATATGAGCTATCACTTTGCAAGGATGAGCTTCGTCAAGGTATGGGACTCACCGCAGCAGCTGAAGTCTTTAACACGCATCTAATCTCCACAGAAGAATACAAAAACTCAGCAGCGTCAATCCTCGAAAGCGAAAACTTAGTCGTCAGGATCAGAGAAACCTACATGCCATGGAAGAAAGCTGCTAGAATCGTGCTTGGAAAGGTTGTGTTCGATCTAGACTTAGAGATTCAGCCAGAAGATGTGATCTCCGTTGAGGAAACCAAACCAAAGGACGATGAAACCGCTGCAGTAACAACTCCTTCTTCGTCTGGAAGAAGGTGGAGACTGTGGCCTATTCCTTTTAGGAGGGTGAAAACAGTCGAGCACACGACGAGTAGTAACTCCTCTAGCGAAGAGGATCTGTTTGTTGACTCTGAGCCTGGATTGCAGAACTCACCGGAAGTGCTGTCGACCAATGAGTCTCCACGTAGACAGCTTGTGAGAACTAATGTCCCTACCAATGAGCAGATTGCGTCTCTGAATCTGAAGGATGGTCAGAATATGATTACTTTTAGTTTCTCCACTAGAGTTCTTGGAACACAACAGGTTTGTGTTGATGGTAACATTAGTTTGAAAATTTTAATGCAACACCAGGGAAGATTCTTATAAGTTCGTTTTTTTTATTAGGTTGATGCACATATATACAGGTGGAGATGGGACACCAAGATTGTAATTTCAGATGTTGATGGAACTATAACTAAGTAACAGCTTTTGGATCCTTATTGCAGCTATATTGTCTTTCATATTATAGTATGTAGACATATGCTAATGTGATTATCCTTTTGTGTTGCTGTGTGTTTGCAGATCTGATGTGTTAGGTCAGTTCATGCCGTTGGTTGGAAGGGACTGGACACAGTCTGGTGTGGCCAAGCTTTTTTCAGCTATAAAGGTAATTTTTCAAGGTTTAAGTTAGAGGTGTCAACTGGGCGGTCTGACCATGGGCTAGCCCAGTCCAATTCATTTTGGGCGGGCTATGAACGTGCCCAACTAATAAATGGTCCAACTGGACAAAAGACCAATTGGGACAAGGTCCAATTGGGCGAAGACCAAACGGACAATGGGTGTCCATGGGCTTCCTAAAACATATTTTCATGAGTTTAACAAAAGAAAGCATAGCGTTAAAATTTAACAAAAAAAAAATGGTTTTATCGTTAAAATAAAAAAATTTATGAAAAATGTATTTCATAAATTTGGCGGGAAAATGCAATTTTTTGGTTTCTGCGGGAAACATAATTTTTCGGTTTTGGCAGAAAAAAAAACGCAATTTCTCTGTTTTGGCGGGAAAACGCAATTTCTCAGTTTTGGCGGGAAAACGCAGTTTTTCGGTTTTGGCGGGAAAACGCAGTTTCTCAATTTTGGCGGGAAAACGCAGTTTCTCGGTTTTGGCGGGAAAACGCAATTTCTCAATTTGATGGGAAAACGCAATTTGTCAATTTTGACGGAAAAACGCAATTTCTCGCTTTTAACGGGAAAACGCAATTTCTCGGTTTTAACGGGAAAACGCAATTTCTCGGTTTTAACGGGAAAACACAATTTCTCGGTTTTGGCGGGAAAACACAATTTCTCGATTTTGGCGGGAAAACGTAATTTCTCGATTTTGGCTGGAAAACACAATTTTTAATTTTTGACGGGAAAACGCAATTTCTCGATTTTGGTGGGAAAACATAACTTCTCGGTTTTGGCGGAAAAACGCAACTTCTCGGTTTTGACGGGAAAACGCAATATCTCGGTTTTGGCGGAAAAACGTAACTTCTCGGATTTTGGCGGGAAAACGCAATTTCTCGGTTTTGGCGGGAAAACGCAATTTCTCGGTTTTTAACGGGAAAACACAATTTCCGGTTTTGACAGGAAAACATAGATTTATAGTTTTGACAAGAAAAAATAATACTTTTATAATTTTGGAAAGTAAGCATAATTTCAAAATTTTAGAAATAAAATCTAGACTAATAATTGAAAAATAATTATAAATATTATTGGGTGTCCTCCATGGGCATGGACATGCCCATTTGGACATTGTCTCTATTGGTCTTGGACATTTGTTTGGACCATTGTCCAATATGGACCACCCATTACTGCCCAAAACTGAAATGGTCCAACTGATCAAGTTCAATTGTTCAATTGGGCCTTGGACTGACCATTTGACAGCTCTAGTTAAAGTTAGTCTCACTTCATGCACTTTAATTTGGTAAAACATGAGATCCACTTTAATTTGTTCAAGTCTGCACCCTGTAGTTATGGATCTCACATTATGCTTTGCTTTGTATTTTTCAGGAGAATGGATACCAGCTGCTGTTTCTGAGCGCTCGTGCAATTGTTCAGGCATATCTAACAAGAAGTTTCTTAAATAATCTAAAGCAGGTAAGACATGAGATCTTTTTTAAACCCATACTTAAAATCAATATGAATAACATAAGCCTAATGAACTGAAAACGATATTATGCGAGGCTATGTATGACCTTATGTTATGATATCTCTTTGCTTCTTATGGCTTGCAGGATGGAAAAGCTCTACCAAACGGTCCTGTAGTCATTTCACCAGACGGGCTGTTTCCAGCATTGTACCGTGAAGGTAATAATCTTAATGCCTTGAAGATTCATTAGGATAATAAGGCTCTCTTATTCTTTTTCTTATAACTTTCTAAACTGCTTTGCAGTGATAAGAAGAGCACCTCACGAATTCAAGATCGCATGTTTGGAGGTAACAGTTTATCTTTGACATAAGACAGAACGGTTAAAACCAGCGGCATATGTTGTTTAGATAAGAACAAGTTTACAAATGTGATGCGCAGGATATCAAGAAGCTTTTCCCAGAGCACTATAACCCGTTCTACGCTGGATTTGGAAACAGAGACACTGATGAGCTGAGTTACAGCAAACTCGGGATCCCCAAGGGAAAAATATTTATAATCAACCCAAAGGTAATTAAATTTTCTTGATAATCTGACAAGCATGATTGATTGTTTGTTGGAATTTACTGAGCTTCTCTGTGTGTTTAAAAAATTGATCAGGGAGAGGTAGCAACAGGACATCGAGTAGATGTCAAGAAGTCTTACACATCACTTCATACTCTTGTCAACGACATGTTTCCTCCAACTTCGCTTGTTGAGCAGGTAACTAATGCTAGAAACTTTTATCAGCAAATGTTATGCGTAGAAGAATCATTAATGGTTTTAACCTTTTAAGTGTTTGCTTACACATCCACAGGAAGATTATAACCCATGGAACTTCTGGAAACTACCAATAGAAGAGGTTGACTGAAGATATCAATCAGAAATGAGCTGTTGATGGGTCTAACATGGCAGCTGCAGAAAGTCAATGATTGGACTTCCGGAACCTGTCCGAACTTTGTAATGTCTCATGTAGGAGTTGACACAATAGGGAAAGAATAATGTATAAGCTGTGACAATGTTATGTAATACGATCTTATTTTTTAAATATTTTTCTGTTTTAGATACGCAAAAGTAGATGAGAATCTTTGCATTTTGTACGAATTAGTTAACAATCGTAAGTGTAATGTACAGAAAAAAAATTAAACATAAAAAGAAAACTATGTGAAAACAAATATATGAAATTGGTATATTCAATCAACTAAATTACATAATTTATGTAATAACATAGTATATATGTAATTGCATCAGAGATTCATTAACTCACAAAAAGAAATACAATGATAGGTAAAAGAGTTTCATCAAAAAAAGAGAAAAAGACAGTCTCAGTGAAGAGAAAAGTAAGAGAAAGAGAGAGAGAAGAGCACACAGTAGCGCCCCGCGCGTCCGGGCGCGTGCCGGCGCCGGTGGCTCCCTTCCTTGTCGATTCAGTCTAGGTTTCCCTCTGTGTGCTTCGATCTGTTGTCCTATCCAATATACTTCCGGATATGGGCTAGGATTTTGCTTCAGGAAGAGTTCTGCTTATGGAGACCTTCAAACGGCGGCAATTCTTCTTTCTCTAGATTCGTGGTGAGGAAATAGGACGGCAGCTAGTCGCGACAGTCTTCGTTGGAGGTTAGGGTTTGTTCTGGGAGGTAGAGGCTCCGTTAGTTCCGC
This sequence is a window from Brassica oleracea var. oleracea cultivar TO1000 chromosome C1, BOL, whole genome shotgun sequence. Protein-coding genes within it:
- the LOC106319149 gene encoding phosphatidate phosphatase PAH1-like isoform X2, which produces MSLVGRVGSLISQGVYSVATPFHPFGGAIDVIVVQQEDGSFRSTPWYVRFGKFQGVLKGAEKFVKISVNGDEADFHMYLDNSGEAYFIREVDPETTNNLISSSEDSNGSERVLTLEHSSSDVGAGELREGLSSLNRLDRTESDSNGRYYDFQDDPPSPTSEYGSARFDNLNVESYGDSSPGLDSEVVLVSVDGHILTAPVSAEEQEAENLRLNTPQFHLAPGDGTEFCEGNTEFASSETSWDTEFISKVESSNAVDIGSKKVDIGSVECNDENAKSEEAASNFEVQNLKEGELVPTTIKESVGGDDDQVAIERDIAGSCLEQSEEAASTFEVQNLKEETAILIENQEGEIIEPEERVSIDSTREEDEQLTPSKPSEEDNENNNTTDSVAETSNIARSETDLKYELSLCKDELRQGMGLTAAAEVFNTHLISTEEYKNSAASILESENLVVRIRETYMPWKKAARIVLGKVVFDLDLEIQPEDVISVEETKPKDDETAAVTTPSSSGRRWRLWPIPFRRVKTVEHTTSSNSSSEEDLFVDSEPGLQNSPEVLSTNESPRRQLVRTNVPTNEQIASLNLKDGQNMITFSFSTRVLGTQQVDAHIYRWRWDTKIVISDVDGTITKSDVLGQFMPLVGRDWTQSGVAKLFSAIKENGYQLLFLSARAIVQAYLTRSFLNNLKQDGKALPNGPVVISPDGLFPALYREVIRRAPHEFKIACLEDIKKLFPEHYNPFYAGFGNRDTDELSYSKLGIPKGKIFIINPKGEVATGHRVDVKKSYTSLHTLVNDMFPPTSLVEQEDYNPWNFWKLPIEEVD
- the LOC106319149 gene encoding phosphatidate phosphatase PAH1-like isoform X3 → MSLVGRVGSLISQGVYSVATPFHPFGGAIDVIVVQQEDGSFRSTPWYVRFGKFQGVLKGAEKFVKISVNGDEADFHMYLDNSGEAYFIREVDPETTNNLISSSEDSNGSERVLTLEHSSSDVGAGELREGLSSLNRLDRTESDSNGRYYDFQDDPPSPTSEYGSARFDNLNVESYGDSSPGLDSEVVLVSVDGHILTAPVSAEEQEAENLRLNTPQFHLAPGDGTEFCEGNTEFASSETSWDTEFISKVESSNAVDIGSKKVDIGSVECNDENAKSEEAASNFEVQNLKEETAILIENQEGEIIEPEERVSIDSTREEDEQLTPSKPSEEDNENNNTTDSVAETSNIARSETDLKYELSLCKDELRQGMGLTAAAEVFNTHLISTEEYKNSAASILESENLVVRIRETYMPWKKAARIVLGKVVFDLDLEIQPEDVISVEETKPKDDETAAVTTPSSSGRRWRLWPIPFRRVKTVEHTTSSNSSSEEDLFVDSEPGLQNSPEVLSTNESPRRQLVRTNVPTNEQIASLNLKDGQNMITFSFSTRVLGTQQVDAHIYRWRWDTKIVISDVDGTITKSDVLGQFMPLVGRDWTQSGVAKLFSAIKENGYQLLFLSARAIVQAYLTRSFLNNLKQDGKALPNGPVVISPDGLFPALYREVIRRAPHEFKIACLEDIKKLFPEHYNPFYAGFGNRDTDELSYSKLGIPKGKIFIINPKGEVATGHRVDVKKSYTSLHTLVNDMFPPTSLVEQEDYNPWNFWKLPIEEVD
- the LOC106319149 gene encoding phosphatidate phosphatase PAH1-like isoform X1, which translates into the protein MSLVGRVGSLISQGVYSVATPFHPFGGAIDVIVVQQEDGSFRSTPWYVRFGKFQGVLKGAEKFVKISVNGDEADFHMYLDNSGEAYFIREVDPETTNNLISSSEDSNGSERVLTLEHSSSDVGAGELREGLSSLNRLDRTESDSNGRYYDFQDDPPSPTSEYGSARFDNLNVESYGDSSPGLDSEVVLVSVDGHILTAPVSAEEQEAENLRLNTPQFHLAPGDGTEFCEGNTEFASSETSWDTEFISKVESSNAVDIGSKKVDIGSVECNDENAKSEEAASNFEVQNLKEGELVPTTIKESVGGDDDQVAIERDIAGSCLEQSEEAASTFEVQNLKEGELVAIETVTTLVDRSESSTTQLTTEEVKTPEESNTEPSAETAILIENQEGEIIEPEERVSIDSTREEDEQLTPSKPSEEDNENNNTTDSVAETSNIARSETDLKYELSLCKDELRQGMGLTAAAEVFNTHLISTEEYKNSAASILESENLVVRIRETYMPWKKAARIVLGKVVFDLDLEIQPEDVISVEETKPKDDETAAVTTPSSSGRRWRLWPIPFRRVKTVEHTTSSNSSSEEDLFVDSEPGLQNSPEVLSTNESPRRQLVRTNVPTNEQIASLNLKDGQNMITFSFSTRVLGTQQVDAHIYRWRWDTKIVISDVDGTITKSDVLGQFMPLVGRDWTQSGVAKLFSAIKENGYQLLFLSARAIVQAYLTRSFLNNLKQDGKALPNGPVVISPDGLFPALYREVIRRAPHEFKIACLEDIKKLFPEHYNPFYAGFGNRDTDELSYSKLGIPKGKIFIINPKGEVATGHRVDVKKSYTSLHTLVNDMFPPTSLVEQEDYNPWNFWKLPIEEVD